Proteins found in one Zea mays cultivar B73 chromosome 1, Zm-B73-REFERENCE-NAM-5.0, whole genome shotgun sequence genomic segment:
- the LOC100274593 gene encoding 17.9 kDa class I heat shock protein-like, whose amino-acid sequence MSLIRRSNVFDPFSLDLWDPFEGFPFGSGNSSSLFPSFPRTSSETAAFAGARIDWKETPEAHVFKADVPGLKKEEVKVEVEDGNVLQISGERNKEQEEKTDTWHRVERSSGRFLRRFRLPENAKTEQITAAMENGVLTVTVPKEDAKKPEVKSIQISG is encoded by the coding sequence ATGTCGCTGATCCGCCGCAGCAACGTGTTCGATCCCTTCTCCCTCGACCTCTGGGACCCCTTTGAGGGCTTCCCCTTCGGCTCCGGCAACAGCAGCAGTCTCTTCCCCTCGTTCCCGCGGACCAGCTCGGAGACCGCGGCCTTCGCTGGCGCGCGGATCGACTGGAAGGAGACTCCAGAGGCGCACGTGTTCAAGGCCGACGTACCGGGGCTGAAGAAGGAGGAGGTCAAGGTGGAGGTCGAGGACGGCAACGTCCTTCAGATCAGCGGCGAGCGCAACAAGGAGCAGGAGGAGAAGACGGACACCTGGCACCGCGTGGAGCGGAGCAGCGGGAGGTTCCTGCGCAGGTTCCGACTGCCCGAGAACGCCAAGACGGAGCAGATCACGGCCGCCATGGAGAACGGCGTGCTTACAGTCACTGTGCCGAAGGAGGACGCCAAGAAGCCTGAAGTGAAGTCCATTCAGATCTCCGGCTAG